The following proteins come from a genomic window of Streptomyces sp. NBC_01716:
- a CDS encoding HelD family protein yields MTSLDHELSHALGEERTYHDICRTALKGMIDGADERVATGADVSASGADAEVLGYQFRSHAKELAELPEGPLFFGRLDFGTEDGAEDGADDGTGDGTKAGAGDHAGQSYHIGRIRVSEHPASPPLVIDWRAPVSRAFYQARAADPQGVAVRRRFGWAPWSKGLSEDLTGLEDEVLRRAGPGTVRANTAPGAILAGEIERPRVGPMRDIVATIQPEQDDLVRDEVAVSVCVQGAPGTGKTAVGLHRAAYLLYTHPDRIKRGGLLILGPNRTFLSYISEVLPSLGETGVRQSTIEDEVARHPVRAEDDAATALVKHDVRMAAVLHRALYGRVRTPANSLEVPDGSYRWRVPVAELARIVADVREEAPPYAIGRERVRTRAVRLIQRQAERRAGVMNNAWLQRISRARPVSAFVDEVWPKVSPEEVVAELLSDPDGPAGPADGILDADERGALRWTRRRSARTVPWSAADLLLLDEVAGLLERQESYGHIVVDEAQDLSPMQCRAIARRAGFGSLTVLGDLAQGTTPWAARGWREHLAHLGAPDASVAQLTVGFRVPGAIVALTNRLLSTLGVDVPPATSLRADGDLRIERVREAAGMGAAVVDAVRAALPYEGSVAVIAADTDLARLREALTAAGLAPASPGELGARVTLLAASLAKGLEYDHVVAVEPATIVASERRGAHRLYVVLTRAVSRLHVLHSAELPF; encoded by the coding sequence CGACCATGAGCTGAGCCATGCGCTCGGCGAAGAGCGGACCTACCACGACATCTGCCGTACGGCCCTGAAGGGCATGATCGACGGTGCGGACGAACGGGTCGCCACCGGCGCGGACGTCTCCGCCTCCGGGGCCGACGCGGAAGTTCTCGGCTACCAATTCCGCAGCCATGCCAAGGAGTTGGCGGAACTCCCGGAAGGCCCGCTGTTCTTCGGGCGGCTGGACTTCGGGACGGAGGACGGCGCGGAGGACGGCGCGGACGATGGCACCGGGGACGGTACCAAGGCCGGCGCCGGCGATCACGCCGGGCAGAGCTATCACATCGGCCGTATCCGCGTCAGCGAACACCCCGCGTCCCCGCCCCTCGTGATCGACTGGCGCGCCCCGGTCTCGCGGGCCTTCTACCAGGCCCGCGCCGCCGACCCGCAGGGCGTCGCCGTCCGCCGCCGGTTCGGCTGGGCGCCGTGGAGCAAGGGACTGTCGGAGGACCTGACGGGCCTGGAGGACGAAGTCCTCCGGCGGGCCGGGCCCGGCACCGTACGCGCGAACACCGCCCCCGGCGCGATCCTCGCCGGTGAGATCGAGCGCCCCCGCGTCGGCCCGATGCGCGACATCGTGGCCACCATCCAGCCCGAGCAGGACGATCTCGTACGCGACGAGGTCGCCGTGTCCGTCTGCGTCCAGGGCGCCCCCGGCACCGGCAAGACCGCAGTCGGCCTGCACCGTGCCGCGTACCTCCTCTACACCCACCCCGACCGGATCAAGCGCGGCGGACTGCTCATCCTCGGGCCCAACCGCACCTTCCTCTCGTACATCTCCGAGGTCCTGCCCTCACTTGGCGAGACGGGTGTCCGCCAGTCCACGATCGAGGACGAGGTCGCCCGCCACCCGGTCCGGGCCGAGGACGACGCGGCCACGGCGCTCGTCAAACACGACGTGCGGATGGCGGCCGTGCTGCACCGCGCGCTGTACGGGCGGGTGCGTACCCCCGCCAACTCCCTTGAGGTGCCCGACGGTTCGTACCGCTGGCGGGTTCCGGTGGCGGAGCTGGCACGGATCGTCGCCGACGTACGGGAGGAGGCACCGCCGTACGCGATCGGCCGCGAGCGCGTCCGCACCCGCGCCGTACGGCTGATCCAGCGGCAGGCCGAGCGGCGCGCGGGGGTCATGAACAACGCCTGGCTCCAGAGGATCTCCCGCGCCCGGCCGGTGTCCGCGTTCGTGGACGAGGTCTGGCCGAAGGTGAGCCCGGAGGAGGTCGTGGCGGAGCTGCTGTCCGATCCGGACGGGCCGGCGGGTCCGGCCGACGGCATCCTCGACGCGGACGAGCGGGGCGCGCTGAGGTGGACGCGGCGCCGTTCCGCGCGTACGGTCCCGTGGTCGGCGGCCGATCTGCTGCTCCTGGACGAGGTGGCGGGGCTTCTCGAACGCCAGGAGAGCTACGGCCACATCGTGGTGGACGAGGCGCAGGACCTCTCCCCGATGCAGTGCCGCGCCATCGCCCGCCGCGCCGGATTCGGCTCGCTGACCGTGCTCGGCGATCTGGCGCAGGGCACCACCCCGTGGGCCGCCCGCGGTTGGCGGGAGCACCTGGCGCATCTGGGGGCGCCCGACGCCTCGGTGGCCCAACTGACCGTCGGATTCCGGGTGCCCGGGGCGATCGTGGCGCTGACGAACCGGCTGCTCTCCACCCTGGGGGTGGACGTACCGCCCGCCACGTCCCTGCGCGCGGACGGTGACCTGCGGATCGAGAGGGTGCGGGAGGCGGCGGGGATGGGTGCGGCCGTGGTGGACGCGGTCCGTGCGGCGCTGCCGTACGAGGGGTCGGTCGCCGTCATCGCCGCCGACACCGATCTGGCGCGGCTGCGCGAGGCACTGACCGCCGCGGGTCTTGCACCCGCGTCACCCGGCGAACTGGGCGCCCGCGTCACGCTGTTGGCCGCCTCGCTCGCCAAGGGTCTGGAATACGACCACGTGGTGGCCGTCGAACCGGCCACGATCGTGGCGTCCGAACGACGCGGCGCGCACCGGCTGTACGTGGTGCTGACGCGGGCGGTGTCCCGGCTGCATGTGCTGCACAGCGCGGAACTGCCCTTCTGA
- a CDS encoding aminoglycoside phosphotransferase family protein has product MHADEVPTDVDLVRRLLAAQFPHWAGLPVEHFPSGGTVNAVYRLGDDMAVRLPRIEGGVADVAKEHRWLPWLAPRLPVPVPTVLGLGEPAEGYPWPWSVNRWLDGVHPEAGRLAQPGPLAADLAGFVMALRPLDTTDAPRAYRSGPLAEDDDPTRAALSDLRELGELGDRGELGDLGAVGGTIDIEAATAAWDADLRAPDWDGPPVWVHSDLMPDNLLVDGGRLSGVIDFGTMGVGDPASDLIPAWNLFPAGVRDGFRTALAADDATWARGRGRALSMALIQLPYYLHTNPRIAANARHVIREVLADHRARSAK; this is encoded by the coding sequence ATGCACGCCGACGAGGTGCCGACCGACGTGGATCTCGTGCGCCGGCTGCTCGCCGCGCAGTTCCCGCACTGGGCCGGGCTCCCCGTCGAGCACTTCCCGTCCGGCGGCACCGTCAACGCCGTGTACCGGCTCGGCGACGACATGGCCGTACGGCTCCCCCGTATCGAGGGCGGCGTGGCCGACGTGGCGAAGGAACACCGGTGGCTGCCGTGGCTCGCCCCGCGTCTGCCGGTGCCCGTCCCCACCGTCCTCGGCCTGGGCGAGCCCGCCGAGGGCTACCCCTGGCCCTGGTCGGTCAACCGCTGGCTCGACGGTGTGCACCCGGAAGCCGGCCGGCTCGCCCAACCGGGGCCGCTGGCGGCGGACCTGGCCGGCTTCGTCATGGCACTGCGCCCGCTCGACACCACGGACGCGCCGCGCGCCTACCGGAGCGGGCCACTGGCCGAGGACGACGACCCGACCCGCGCCGCCCTCTCCGACCTGCGCGAGCTGGGCGAGCTGGGCGACCGGGGTGAACTGGGCGACCTGGGTGCGGTGGGCGGGACCATCGACATCGAAGCGGCGACCGCCGCCTGGGACGCCGATCTGCGCGCACCCGACTGGGACGGCCCACCCGTCTGGGTCCACTCCGATCTGATGCCGGACAATCTGCTGGTGGACGGCGGACGGCTCAGCGGTGTCATCGACTTCGGCACGATGGGGGTGGGTGACCCCGCCTCCGACCTGATCCCCGCCTGGAACCTCTTCCCGGCCGGCGTACGGGACGGCTTCCGCACTGCCCTGGCCGCCGACGACGCGACGTGGGCGCGAGGTCGCGGCCGGGCGCTGTCGATGGCGCTGATCCAGCTCCCGTACTACCTGCACACGAACCCGCGGATCGCGGCCAACGCCCGCCATGTGATCCGTGAGGTCCTGGCCGACCACCGCGCCCGCAGCGCCAAGTAG
- a CDS encoding cytidine deaminase family protein produces MTADLDHELVDTATRLIVARAKGDDHTVACAARDRDGRIVTGLNVYHFTGGPCAELVTIGAAAAVGAYDLVTVVAVGRDGSDGRSVLPPCGRCRQVLLDYFPRVDVIVPTKDGLRTVPVRELLPYAYEVARNNPADPGPEDPA; encoded by the coding sequence GTGACAGCAGACCTCGATCATGAGCTCGTCGACACCGCGACCCGGCTGATCGTCGCCCGCGCCAAGGGCGACGACCACACCGTGGCCTGCGCCGCCCGGGACCGGGACGGCCGGATCGTCACCGGTCTGAACGTCTACCACTTCACCGGTGGCCCCTGCGCCGAGCTGGTCACCATCGGCGCCGCCGCGGCCGTCGGCGCGTACGACCTGGTCACCGTCGTGGCCGTCGGGCGCGACGGGAGCGACGGGCGGAGTGTGCTGCCGCCGTGCGGGCGCTGCCGGCAGGTGCTGCTGGACTACTTCCCGCGCGTCGATGTCATCGTGCCGACAAAGGACGGCCTCCGGACCGTGCCGGTACGGGAGTTGCTGCCGTACGCGTACGAGGTCGCCCGGAACAACCCGGCGGACCCCGGCCCCGAGGACCCCGCGTGA
- a CDS encoding GNAT family N-acetyltransferase has protein sequence MADIQQLRLDHAPALLAFELENRAYFAASIPDRGDSYFSAFAERLGDLLTDQAAGLLFFHVLVSRDGGTADEIVGRVNLVDVRDGTAELGYRIAEKAAGRGLATDAVRRICVLAAETYGLGTLRAKTTHDNLASHTVLTRTGFVPTGEIDISGRPGTTYIRTLS, from the coding sequence ATGGCCGACATTCAGCAGCTCCGACTCGATCACGCTCCCGCACTGCTCGCGTTCGAGCTGGAGAACCGCGCCTACTTCGCCGCGTCGATTCCCGACCGGGGCGACTCGTACTTCTCCGCCTTCGCCGAGCGGCTCGGCGATCTGCTCACCGATCAGGCCGCCGGCCTGCTCTTCTTCCATGTGCTGGTGAGCCGCGACGGCGGTACGGCGGACGAGATAGTCGGGCGCGTCAACCTTGTCGACGTGCGGGACGGCACCGCCGAGCTGGGCTACCGGATCGCGGAGAAGGCGGCGGGCAGGGGGCTGGCGACGGACGCGGTCCGGCGGATCTGCGTGCTGGCCGCCGAGACGTACGGGCTCGGCACACTGCGCGCCAAGACGACCCACGACAACCTGGCCTCGCACACCGTACTGACACGTACGGGATTCGTGCCCACCGGCGAGATCGACATCAGCGGGCGCCCGGGGACGACCTACATCCGCACACTCAGCTGA
- a CDS encoding GNAT family N-acetyltransferase, whose protein sequence is MDDVTARACALWTELAGVQVEFGSPAGVVVAPGSLLCPPGWAGIVRIGDAAVVTAPDVRGAQAMREAAGKLSCAELVDPARLSEALSGRAPVLDVLGPAALFYLERDGFVPGSPGRVEKGDSAPAALLAAVGTADADESGLGEITSPAFLLREGEDVVAAAGYLVWPRAVAHLCVLVAPHRRRRGLAGIVASAAVSHALGAGLLPQWRARPYASRRVAAGLGFRELGTQLSVRM, encoded by the coding sequence ATGGACGACGTCACCGCTCGGGCGTGCGCGCTGTGGACCGAACTCGCCGGTGTTCAGGTCGAGTTCGGTTCCCCCGCCGGTGTCGTGGTCGCGCCCGGCTCGCTGCTCTGTCCGCCGGGGTGGGCCGGGATCGTACGGATCGGCGACGCCGCCGTCGTCACCGCGCCCGACGTGCGGGGCGCCCAGGCGATGCGCGAGGCGGCGGGGAAGCTGTCGTGCGCGGAACTGGTCGACCCGGCCCGGCTCAGCGAGGCGCTGAGCGGTAGGGCCCCGGTGCTCGACGTGCTGGGGCCTGCCGCGCTCTTCTACCTGGAGCGGGACGGGTTCGTGCCCGGGTCTCCTGGGCGGGTGGAGAAGGGCGACTCCGCGCCGGCCGCCCTGCTGGCCGCCGTCGGGACGGCCGACGCGGACGAGAGCGGGCTGGGTGAGATCACCTCGCCGGCGTTCCTGCTGCGCGAGGGCGAGGATGTGGTGGCGGCGGCCGGTTACCTGGTCTGGCCGCGGGCGGTCGCCCATCTGTGCGTCCTCGTCGCCCCGCACCGGCGCCGCCGGGGCCTGGCCGGGATCGTCGCGTCGGCCGCCGTGTCGCACGCGCTCGGCGCCGGTCTGCTGCCGCAGTGGCGGGCCCGGCCGTACGCCTCGCGGCGGGTGGCGGCGGGCCTCGGATTCCGGGAGCTGGGAACTCAGCTGAGTGTGCGGATGTAG
- a CDS encoding epoxide hydrolase family protein, which produces MSTEQSASSSRIDPYRIDIPQRDLDELHDRLDRTRWPDELPGAGWDYGIPGDQLRALAHHWRHTYDWRAAEAELNRWPQFTTTVDGARIHFAHIRSPEPDATPLIMTHGWPGSIVEFTDVAGPLTDPRAHGGDPADAFHLVLPGIPGFGLSGPTREKGWEYRRVAAAFAVLMERLGYERYGAQGGDWGAAVSRELGRIRPGRVVGVHLNLLPGGGAAHEPTGAELAMLSPRERRRTRESWERGREFARDRQGYADIQSTRPQTLAYGLNDSPVGQLAWIAEKFHEWTDTTDGRPYGAVDRDRLLTNVMLYWLTGTAGSSARIYYERTHADYWGSPPEPSPVPTALADFPHDNFIPLRHIADRTNNITRWTSYDRGGHFPALEVPDLLVTDIRAFFRTLRD; this is translated from the coding sequence ATGAGCACCGAACAGTCCGCCAGTTCGTCCCGTATCGACCCGTACCGCATCGACATCCCCCAACGCGACCTGGACGAGCTTCACGACCGGCTCGACCGCACCCGCTGGCCCGACGAACTGCCGGGCGCGGGCTGGGACTACGGCATCCCGGGCGACCAGCTCCGCGCGCTGGCGCACCACTGGCGGCACACGTACGACTGGCGGGCGGCCGAGGCCGAGCTGAACCGGTGGCCGCAGTTCACCACCACCGTCGACGGCGCGCGCATCCACTTCGCGCACATCCGCTCCCCGGAGCCGGACGCCACGCCGCTGATCATGACGCACGGCTGGCCGGGCTCCATCGTCGAGTTCACCGACGTGGCCGGCCCGCTCACCGACCCCCGCGCGCACGGCGGCGACCCGGCCGACGCCTTCCACCTGGTGCTGCCGGGCATCCCCGGCTTCGGACTCTCGGGCCCCACGCGGGAGAAGGGCTGGGAGTACCGTCGGGTGGCCGCCGCGTTCGCCGTACTGATGGAGCGGCTGGGCTACGAGCGGTACGGCGCCCAGGGCGGTGACTGGGGAGCGGCCGTCTCCCGCGAGCTGGGCCGCATCCGGCCGGGCCGGGTCGTCGGCGTACACCTCAATCTGCTGCCCGGCGGCGGCGCGGCGCACGAGCCGACCGGGGCCGAACTGGCCATGCTGAGCCCGCGGGAGCGCCGGCGCACGCGCGAATCCTGGGAGCGGGGACGGGAGTTCGCCCGCGACCGTCAGGGGTACGCCGACATCCAGTCGACGCGCCCGCAGACGCTGGCGTACGGGCTGAACGACTCGCCCGTCGGCCAACTGGCCTGGATCGCCGAGAAGTTCCACGAGTGGACGGACACGACGGACGGCCGCCCCTACGGCGCCGTCGACCGCGACCGGCTGCTCACGAACGTGATGCTGTACTGGCTGACCGGCACGGCAGGCTCGTCCGCCCGTATCTACTACGAGCGGACCCACGCGGACTACTGGGGTTCGCCGCCGGAGCCGTCCCCGGTCCCGACCGCGCTGGCCGACTTCCCGCACGACAACTTCATCCCCCTGCGCCACATCGCGGACCGCACGAACAACATCACGCGCTGGACGTCGTACGACAGAGGCGGCCACTTCCCGGCGCTGGAGGTCCCGGATCTGCTGGTGACCGACATCCGGGCTTTCTTCCGCACCTTGAGGGACTGA
- a CDS encoding slipin family protein produces the protein MVEGLVIGVVALICVCGIYAMSAARVVKQYERGVVFRLGRLREGIRRPGFTLIVPFVDRLHKINMQIVTMPVPAQDGITRDNVTVRVDAVIYFKVVDAADALIRVEDYRFAVSQMAQTSLRSIIGKSDLDDLLSNREKLNQGLELMIDSPSVGWGVQIDRVEIKDVSLPETMKRSMARQAEADRERRARVINADAELQASKKLAEAAQQMAGQPAALQLRLLQTVVAVAAEKNSTLVLPFPVELLRFLERATPAEKEQAVRVVSDAVKRAPMPQAMEGKKEFKDEKEDEKEGGKVERKEERTHASVGPGDMGGERRAGR, from the coding sequence ATGGTTGAGGGACTGGTCATAGGGGTCGTAGCGCTCATCTGCGTATGCGGGATCTACGCGATGTCGGCGGCCCGGGTCGTCAAGCAGTACGAACGCGGCGTGGTCTTCCGCCTGGGCCGGCTGCGAGAAGGCATCCGGAGGCCCGGATTCACGCTGATCGTTCCGTTCGTGGACAGGCTGCACAAGATCAACATGCAGATCGTGACGATGCCCGTCCCCGCGCAGGACGGCATCACGCGCGACAACGTGACCGTGCGCGTGGACGCGGTCATCTACTTCAAGGTGGTCGACGCGGCGGACGCGCTGATCCGGGTCGAGGACTACCGGTTCGCGGTCTCGCAGATGGCGCAGACATCGCTGCGGTCGATCATCGGTAAGAGCGATCTGGACGATCTGCTCTCGAACCGCGAGAAGCTGAACCAGGGTCTTGAGCTGATGATCGACAGCCCGTCGGTGGGCTGGGGCGTGCAGATCGACCGGGTCGAGATCAAGGACGTGTCGTTGCCGGAGACCATGAAGCGGTCCATGGCGCGCCAGGCCGAGGCGGACCGTGAGCGCCGCGCGCGGGTGATCAACGCGGACGCGGAGCTCCAGGCGTCGAAGAAGCTCGCGGAGGCGGCCCAGCAGATGGCCGGACAGCCTGCCGCGCTTCAACTGCGGCTGCTGCAGACGGTGGTGGCGGTCGCCGCCGAGAAGAACTCCACGCTCGTGCTGCCCTTCCCGGTCGAACTGCTCCGCTTCCTGGAGCGCGCGACACCGGCCGAGAAGGAACAGGCGGTGCGGGTGGTGTCGGACGCGGTGAAGAGGGCGCCGATGCCCCAAGCGATGGAAGGCAAGAAGGAATTCAAGGACGAGAAGGAAGACGAGAAGGAAGGCGGGAAGGTGGAGAGGAAGGAAGAGAGGACCCACGCCTCCGTCGGTCCGGGAGATATGGGCGGAGAACGCCGAGCCGGACGATGA
- a CDS encoding class I SAM-dependent methyltransferase codes for MTDTSPHAAHDHDHGAGHNPDDQSEILDLDAEVLAEHIASITAWLPVKADPRHIVDLGSGTGAGALALLKRFPGAHVIAVDSSTSHLHRLRHKAEAAGLADRVRTVEADLDGAWPELGAPELVWASASMHHMADPDRALRRVHDMLRPGGLFAVVELAGFPRFLPEDAPADRPGLEERCHAAIDRHHTEHLPHRGADWGPKLTAAGFTVEGERTITVDLGPPHTEAVGRYALSSLTRLRGGVAEELAAEDLTALDQLLDTAGPHSILRRDDLTVRTERTVWAARRI; via the coding sequence ATGACAGACACCTCCCCGCACGCGGCCCACGACCACGACCACGGAGCGGGCCACAACCCCGACGACCAGTCGGAGATCCTCGACCTGGACGCCGAGGTACTCGCCGAACACATCGCCTCCATCACCGCCTGGCTCCCCGTCAAGGCGGACCCCCGCCACATCGTGGATCTCGGCAGCGGGACCGGCGCCGGCGCCCTCGCCCTGCTCAAGCGCTTCCCGGGCGCGCACGTCATCGCCGTCGACTCATCGACCAGCCATCTGCACCGCCTGCGGCACAAGGCCGAGGCGGCCGGTCTCGCCGATCGGGTACGGACCGTTGAGGCCGACCTCGACGGGGCCTGGCCCGAGCTCGGCGCGCCCGAACTGGTCTGGGCGTCGGCCTCCATGCACCACATGGCCGACCCCGACCGCGCCCTCCGCCGAGTCCACGACATGCTCAGGCCCGGCGGGCTGTTCGCGGTCGTCGAACTGGCCGGCTTCCCGCGCTTCCTGCCCGAGGACGCCCCGGCGGACCGCCCCGGTCTCGAAGAACGCTGCCACGCCGCGATCGACCGCCACCACACCGAGCACCTGCCCCACCGCGGCGCCGACTGGGGCCCCAAACTGACCGCCGCCGGCTTCACCGTCGAGGGCGAACGCACCATCACCGTCGACCTGGGCCCGCCCCACACCGAGGCCGTCGGCCGCTACGCGCTCAGCAGCCTGACCCGTCTCCGCGGCGGTGTCGCCGAGGAGCTGGCGGCGGAAGACCTCACCGCGCTCGACCAGTTGCTCGACACCGCCGGCCCCCACAGCATCCTGCGCCGCGACGACCTGACGGTCCGTACCGAGCGAACGGTGTGGGCCGCACGCCGTATCTGA
- a CDS encoding XRE family transcriptional regulator, whose protein sequence is MTQDDGDLDSLVRKRIRALRMAQGWSLDELAGRARLSPSTLSRIENGQRRLALDQLVTLARALDTTLDQLVETAADDVISSPTIDAAHQQMRWAVRADPGMSVVRLRLTTPPPDSPSRMRAHPGREWFVVLSGTAVLLLGNRRFRVETNQAAEFPTMLPHALGAEGGPCDILGIFDRDARRGHQRGDDGGDRTGDEKSLSP, encoded by the coding sequence ATGACGCAAGATGATGGCGATCTCGACAGCCTGGTACGCAAACGGATCCGCGCTCTGCGCATGGCGCAGGGCTGGTCCCTGGACGAGCTGGCCGGCCGCGCCCGGCTCAGCCCCTCCACGCTCAGCCGAATCGAGAACGGTCAGCGCCGCCTCGCCCTGGACCAGCTCGTCACCCTCGCCCGCGCCCTGGACACCACGCTCGACCAGCTCGTCGAGACGGCGGCGGACGACGTCATCTCCAGCCCGACGATCGACGCCGCGCACCAGCAGATGCGCTGGGCGGTCCGGGCGGACCCGGGCATGAGTGTCGTACGGCTGCGCCTGACGACCCCGCCGCCCGACAGCCCCTCCCGGATGCGCGCCCACCCGGGCCGCGAATGGTTCGTCGTGCTCTCCGGCACGGCCGTCCTGCTCCTGGGGAACCGGCGCTTCCGCGTGGAGACCAACCAGGCCGCCGAGTTCCCCACGATGCTGCCGCACGCGCTCGGCGCCGAAGGCGGGCCGTGCGACATTCTCGGCATCTTCGACCGTGACGCGCGCCGGGGGCATCAGCGCGGCGACGACGGCGGGGACAGGACCGGGGACGAGAAGAGCTTGTCGCCCTGA
- a CDS encoding NAD(P)/FAD-dependent oxidoreductase: MPLRTSDDAINALDPRSDLRSDSGPDFRSDSGPDLRSDSRETVDAVVIGGGAAGLNGALMLARSRRSVVVIDSGAPRNAPADGVHGLLGLEGVPPAELLRRGREEVRGYGGSVLSGEVVSAVPAAPSADGDPRFTVTPADGGTLRARRLLVATGLRDVLPDVPGLARHWGHGVVHCPYCHGWEVRDEPIGVLATGPASVHHALLFRQLTDDLVYFTRGTDLDEETRARFAARGIRVVDTPVAAVESTESAGSTESRDDGGIAGVRLTDGQVVARRVLAVATSMRVRTEGLAGLNLPTQDLPGGMGHHFVTGTAGTTQVRGVWVAGNATDPTAQVGASAAAGALAGAHINADLATADTDAALALVNA, from the coding sequence ATGCCGCTCAGGACGTCTGACGACGCGATCAACGCACTCGACCCCCGCTCCGACCTCCGCTCCGACTCCGGCCCCGACTTCCGTTCCGACTCCGGCCCCGACCTCCGCTCCGACTCCCGCGAGACCGTCGATGCCGTGGTGATCGGCGGCGGAGCCGCAGGCCTGAACGGCGCGTTGATGCTCGCCCGCTCCCGCCGCTCCGTCGTCGTGATCGACAGCGGCGCGCCCCGCAACGCGCCCGCCGACGGCGTGCACGGCCTGCTCGGTCTGGAGGGCGTCCCGCCGGCGGAGCTGCTGCGCCGGGGGCGCGAGGAGGTGCGCGGCTACGGCGGCAGCGTGCTGTCCGGCGAGGTGGTCTCCGCCGTCCCGGCCGCCCCCTCCGCCGACGGCGATCCGCGCTTCACCGTCACGCCGGCCGACGGCGGCACCCTGCGGGCGCGCCGACTGCTGGTCGCCACCGGCCTGCGCGACGTACTCCCCGACGTCCCCGGACTGGCCCGGCACTGGGGGCACGGCGTCGTGCACTGCCCGTACTGCCACGGCTGGGAGGTACGCGACGAGCCCATCGGCGTCCTGGCCACCGGCCCGGCCTCCGTCCACCACGCCCTGCTCTTCCGGCAGTTGACCGACGACCTGGTCTACTTCACCCGCGGCACCGACCTGGACGAGGAGACCCGCGCGCGCTTCGCCGCTCGCGGCATCCGGGTCGTCGACACCCCGGTGGCGGCGGTCGAGTCCACGGAGTCCGCCGGGTCCACCGAGTCCAGGGACGACGGCGGGATCGCGGGCGTGCGGCTGACCGACGGGCAGGTCGTGGCCCGCCGCGTTCTCGCCGTGGCGACGAGCATGCGGGTCCGCACCGAGGGCCTGGCCGGTCTGAACCTCCCGACGCAGGACCTGCCCGGCGGCATGGGCCACCACTTCGTCACCGGTACGGCCGGCACCACGCAGGTCCGGGGCGTATGGGTGGCCGGCAACGCCACCGACCCGACCGCCCAGGTCGGCGCGTCCGCCGCGGCGGGCGCGCTGGCCGGCGCGCACATCAACGCCGACCTGGCCACCGCCGACACCGATGCGGCGCTCGCCCTCGTGAACGCCTGA
- a CDS encoding helix-turn-helix domain-containing protein, whose translation MDDAETDAAEVGRTLDAVGPRLKQLRLGRDITLTHLGEATGISVSTLSRLEAGLRRPTLEQLLPLARVYGVTIDELVDAPRTGNPRINLRPIACKDGSTVLPLTRRPGGIQAYKFVLPAPSPGGDVEPVLRTHEGHDWIYVLNGTLRLVLGEHDLVLRPGEAAEFDTRTPHWFGVTGSGPVEFLSLIGKQGERAHVRAAPKRATREERT comes from the coding sequence ATGGATGACGCAGAAACGGATGCCGCGGAAGTGGGCCGCACCCTCGATGCCGTCGGTCCCCGCCTGAAGCAGCTGCGCCTCGGCCGGGACATCACGCTGACCCACCTCGGGGAGGCCACCGGTATCTCGGTCAGCACCCTGTCGAGACTGGAGGCCGGGCTCCGGCGCCCCACGCTCGAACAGCTCCTGCCGCTCGCCCGTGTCTACGGCGTCACGATCGACGAGCTCGTCGACGCGCCCCGTACCGGCAACCCCCGGATCAATCTGCGGCCCATCGCCTGCAAGGACGGATCGACCGTGCTGCCGCTGACCCGCAGGCCGGGCGGTATCCAGGCGTACAAGTTCGTCCTGCCCGCCCCGTCACCGGGAGGCGACGTCGAGCCCGTCCTGCGTACGCACGAGGGCCATGACTGGATCTACGTCCTCAACGGCACGCTCCGCCTGGTCCTCGGCGAGCACGATCTCGTACTCAGGCCCGGCGAGGCGGCGGAGTTCGACACCCGTACCCCGCACTGGTTCGGAGTGACCGGCTCCGGGCCCGTCGAGTTCCTCAGCCTCATCGGCAAGCAGGGCGAACGGGCGCACGTGCGGGCGGCGCCGAAGCGCGCCACCCGCGAAGAACGCACCTGA